From a single Sphaeramia orbicularis chromosome 4, fSphaOr1.1, whole genome shotgun sequence genomic region:
- the LOC115418710 gene encoding granzyme B(G,H)-like, which translates to MHIHCELVILLLAMTVHTEAIYGGREAVPHSRPYMVLLERMMPNGETKYCGGFLLNEDFVMTAAYCEARHPNVLLGLHNFKKKENIQTISAVKLFPYKDYDPAEFRNDLMLIKLSSKATFSSNVRPITLADHNDPAPESCIVPGWGRHDQTRHMSVVLREVNLTLISSESCEEHNSYCSEGEKRPAEGDSGGPLVCENGKAYGVVSSYKTTTNGQKMSYFTKISDYREWIDCTMKYNSLQKNL; encoded by the exons ATGCATATCCACTGTGAACTGGTAATTCTCTTATTGGCAATGACCG TTCACACCGAAGCGATATATGGAGGTCGTGAGGCTGTGCCACATAGCAGACCGTACATGGTGCTATTGGAGAGGATGATGCCAAATGGTGAAACTAAGTACTGTGGTGGTTTCCTTCTGAATGAGGATTTTGTGATGACTGCAGCCTATTGTGAAGCCAG gcaTCCCAATGTTTTATTAGGACTTCACAAtttcaaaaaaaaggaaaacatacaGACCATATCTGCTGTAAAACTGTTTCCATACAAAGATTATGATCCAGCTGAATTCAGAAACGACCTAATGTTGATTaag CTAAGCTCCAAGGCAACATTCAGCAGCAATGTCAGACCAATCACTCTTGCAGACCATAATGATCCTGCTCCAGAATCATGCATCGTCCCTGGCTGGGGACGCCATGACCAGACTAGACACATGTCTGTTGTGCTCAGGGAAGTCAATCTAACACTAATCAGCAGTGAGTCGTGTGAAGAGCATAACTCATACTGCTCTGAGGGTGAAAAAAGACCTGCTGAG GGAGACTCTGGTGGTCCACTGGTCTGTGAAAATGGAAAGGCTTATGGGGTGGTGTCCTCGTATAAAACAACCACAAATGGAcagaaaatgtcttattttaccAAGATTTCTGACTATAGAGAATGGATTGATTGCACCATGAAATATAACTCCCTTCAAAAAAATCTCTAA
- the LOC115418708 gene encoding mast cell protease 2-like, with protein MLTHCDLVILVVLALSGQGHTGKIYGGHEAAAHSRPYMVHLERMVENGKTVHCGGFLLREDFVMTAAHCNARSYTVLLGLHNYHNRQNAQKILVEKAFLHPDYDSMDYKHDLMLLKLSSNATFNNNVKSIDLADKEDSSPESCITCGWGNFNCEKRLSPTLREVNVTLLNSTSCKKDHSYCSDGPKGPGVGDSGGPLVCEKGKAYGVVSAAYVQTSEGLNVYHYAKIPDYRDWIDCIMENN; from the exons ATGCTGACCCACTGTGACCTGGTGATACTCGTAGTACTTGCACTGAGTGGCCAAG GTCATACAGGGAAAATATATGGAGGTCACGAGGCTGCGGCACATAGCAGACCTTACATGGTGCATTTGGAGAGGATGGTGGAAAATGGTAAAACAGTGCACTGTGGAGGTTTCCTTCTCAGGGAGGATTTCGTGATGACTGCAGCCCACTGTAACGCCAG GTCCTACACAGTCTTACTGGGACTTCACAATTATCATAACCGACAAAATGCACAGAAAATACTTGTGGAAAAAGCCTTTCTACACCCAGATTACGATAGCATGGATTACAAACATGACTTAATGCTACTGAAG TTAAGCTCCAATGCAACATTCAACAACAATGTGAAATCAATTGATCTCGCAGACAAAGAGGATTCCTCTCCTGAATCATGCATAACCTGTGGTTGGGGAAATTTCAACTGTGAAAAACGCCTGTCTCCTACACTCAGAGAGGTCAACGTGACTCTACTTAACTCCACGTCATGCAAAAAGGATCACTCTTACTGTTCTGACGGACCAAAGGGACCTGGCGTT GGAGACTCTGGTGGTCCACTGGTCTGTGAAAAGGGAAAGGCTTATGGGGTGGTGTCTGCCGCCTATGTGCAGACCTCAGAGGGCCTGAATGTGTATCATTATGCCAAGATTCCTGACTACAGAGACTGGATTGACTGCATCATGGAAAACAACTGA
- the LOC115418707 gene encoding granzyme B(G,H)-like isoform X2 yields MLNHSELIILTLVLTYGQGHTGKIYGGHEAVPHSRPYMALLETMVNGKTHHCGGFLLNEEFVMTAAHCHAGHPNVLLGLHNFNKKENIQTISAAKLFPRKDYDPAEFRNDLMLIKLSSKATLSSNVRPIVLADHNDPAPESCIVSGWGRHDNTELMSVVLREVNLTLINNELCEDHNSYCSEGEKRPAEGDSGGPLVCENGKAYGVVSSYKTTTNGQKMSYFTKISDYREWIDCTMKYNSLQKNL; encoded by the exons ATGCTTAACCACAGTGAACTGATAATACTTACTCTTGTACTGACTTATGGCCAAG GTCATACAGGTAAAATATATGGAGGCCATGAAGCTGTGCCCCACAGCAGACCTTACATGGCGCTTTTGGAGACGATGGTAAATGGTAAAACACACCACTGTGGAGGCTTCCTGCTGAATGAGGAGTTTGTGATGACTGCAGCCCACTGTCATGCCGG gcaTCCCAATGTTTTATTAGGACTTCACAATTTcaacaaaaaggaaaacataCAGACCATATCTGCTGCAAAACTGTTTCCACGCAAAGATTATGATCCAGCTGAATTCAGAAATGACCTAATGTTGATTAag CTAAGCTCCAAGGCAACACTCAGCAGCAATGTCAGACCAATCGTTCTTGCAGACCATAATGATCCTGCTCCAGAATCATGCATCGTCTCTGGCTGGGGACGCCATGACAACACTGAACTCATGTCTGTTGTGCTCAGGGAAGTCAATCTAACACTAATCAACAATGAGTTATGTGAAGACCATAACTCATACTGCTCTGAGGGTGAAAAAAGACCTGCTGAG GGAGACTCTGGTGGTCCACTGGTCTGTGAAAATGGAAAGGCTTATGGGGTGGTGTCCTCGTATAAAACAACCACAAATGGAcagaaaatgtcttattttaccAAGATTTCTGACTATAGAGAATGGATTGATTGCACCATGAAATATAACTCCCTTCAAAAAAATCTCTAA